One window from the genome of Acidihalobacter ferrooxydans encodes:
- a CDS encoding GNAT family N-acetyltransferase codes for MTRERERLLAEAVRQACIDAWREGYEAASMSGLCAEGALEAGLSAVQNLDLTSVFALGRIPQPAAQTQVAKFDGFDVRHATPGDWSGIWSFFRPIVEAGESYPYPSDISEDAARAAWMDTPSATYVAVRDGRVVGSYYLKPNQPGRGAHVCNAGYMVDPAARGGGVATALCVHSQAEARRLGFRAMQFNLVVASNAAAIHLWRKLGFEQVGVLPRAFDHARLGLVDALVLYRWLD; via the coding sequence ATGACGCGCGAACGTGAACGGCTGCTCGCCGAAGCGGTGCGTCAGGCGTGTATTGATGCCTGGCGTGAGGGGTATGAGGCGGCGAGTATGAGCGGGCTGTGTGCCGAAGGTGCGCTCGAAGCGGGGCTCAGTGCCGTGCAGAATCTCGATCTGACAAGCGTGTTCGCCCTTGGGCGGATTCCGCAGCCTGCTGCTCAAACCCAGGTCGCGAAGTTCGATGGGTTCGACGTGCGCCACGCGACGCCCGGGGATTGGTCGGGTATCTGGTCGTTTTTTCGGCCCATCGTCGAGGCCGGCGAAAGCTATCCCTATCCGTCCGATATATCGGAAGACGCCGCCCGCGCGGCATGGATGGACACGCCGTCCGCGACCTATGTGGCAGTGCGTGATGGTCGTGTAGTCGGCAGTTATTACCTCAAACCGAATCAGCCGGGCCGCGGCGCGCATGTGTGCAATGCAGGCTATATGGTCGATCCGGCGGCGCGCGGCGGTGGCGTGGCTACGGCGCTGTGCGTGCACTCACAAGCTGAAGCGCGCCGGCTGGGGTTTCGCGCGATGCAGTTCAATCTGGTGGTGGCGAGCAACGCGGCGGCGATCCATCTTTGGCGCAAGCTCGGTTTCGAGCAGGTCGGCGTGTTGCCCCGTGCGTTTGATCACGCGCGCCTGGGGCTGGTCGACGCGCTGGTGCTGTATCGCTGGCTGGATTGA
- a CDS encoding DUF924 family protein, whose translation MATDAAVHEVLEFWYLDSVRPRWFDATPVLDAQIRARFEPLWLQARRGELDAWANDPDGALALSIVLDQFPLNMFRGQPESFATEQAAVRLARSAVAAGLDQRLSPERRVFLYMPLMHSEHMADQDESVRLFEASGLQDNAKFARHHREIVRRFGRFPHRNAILGRASTPEEQAYLASDEAFTG comes from the coding sequence GTGGCGACGGATGCGGCAGTACATGAGGTGCTTGAGTTCTGGTATTTGGACTCCGTACGCCCGCGCTGGTTCGATGCTACGCCGGTATTGGATGCGCAAATTCGCGCGCGCTTCGAGCCGCTGTGGCTGCAGGCGAGGCGTGGCGAGCTGGACGCCTGGGCGAATGATCCCGATGGTGCGCTGGCCTTGTCGATCGTGCTCGATCAGTTCCCGCTGAATATGTTTCGCGGTCAGCCGGAGAGTTTTGCCACTGAACAGGCGGCGGTGCGGTTGGCCAGAAGCGCAGTCGCCGCCGGGCTGGATCAGCGCCTGTCACCAGAGCGCAGAGTTTTTCTCTATATGCCGCTGATGCACAGTGAACACATGGCGGATCAAGACGAGTCCGTGCGTCTATTCGAGGCGAGCGGTTTGCAGGACAATGCAAAATTTGCGCGACATCACCGCGAGATCGTGCGTCGGTTCGGGCGGTTTCCCCATCGCAATGCGATTCTCGGGCGTGCCAGTACGCCTGAAGAACAGGCTTATCTGGCCTCCGACGAGGCGTTTACCGGTTAG